One segment of Ziziphus jujuba cultivar Dongzao chromosome 12, ASM3175591v1 DNA contains the following:
- the LOC107429616 gene encoding uncharacterized protein LOC107429616 has translation MAAPTGCYKCGRPGHWSRDCPSSAPNPIPNSSASTASATPSFNNVGGGGGGGGAPNSSSKTFSVNRSSEKPKKVVAPRTRPKLTPGLLLSDDGLGYVLRHFPRSFKYRGRGHEVRDLGNLIGMYSEWHSRLLPYYSFDQFVHKVEQVAATKRVKLCLRELRERVASGGDPTKLHEPPVEPGSTQDKQDMNSEGLGNDQGVSPSKNNDAENIQADMLEDIFEKAIEEPSQTLQSDTVPAEELPNQASNDKNSGSSSSESQITEEQKARMEANRLKALEKAAARARSLQVS, from the exons ATGGCAGCGCCGACGGGTTGCTACAAGTGCGGAAGACCAGGTCACTGGTCACGTGACTGCCCATCCTCCGCTCCGAATCCAATCCCCAATTCCTCCGCTTCTACTGCTTCTGCTACTCCTTCTTTCAACAACGTCGGAGGCGGCGGTGGTGGCGGTGGCGCTCCCAATTCCTCTTCCAAAACCTTTTCTGTAAACCGATCTTCCGAGAAACCCAAGAAGGTGGTGGCTCCTAGGACCAGGCCGAAGCTCACCCCTGGTCTTCTTCTTTCCGACGATGGCCTCGGCTATGTCCTTCGTCACTTCCCTCGCTCCTTCAAGTATCGCGGCCGCGGTCACGAG GTTAGAGATTTGGGGAATCTAATTGGGATGTATAGTGAATGGCACTCTCGTTTGCTACCTTATTATTCATTTGATCAGTTTGTACACAAGGTGGAACAAGTTGCTGCTACAAAACGTGTCAag TTGTGTCTTAGAGAACTAAGGGAAAGAGTTGCTAGCGGAGGTGATCCAACAAAGTTGCACGAACCACCGGTTGAACCTGGCAGTACCCAGGATAAACAAG ACATGAACTCCGAGGGACTAGGCAATGATCAGGGAGTTTCCCCTTCAAAGAACAACGATGCTGAAAATATACAGGCAGACATGCTTGAGGACATTTTTGAGAAAGCCATTGAA GAACCTTCACAAACTTTGCAGAGTGACACAGTCCCTGCAGAAGAATTACCAAACCAAGCTTCAAACGATAAAAATAGTGGCTCCAGCTCCAGTGAAAGTCAGATCACAGAAGAACAGAAAGCTCGAATGGAAGCTAACAGATTGAAGGCACTGGAGAAAGCTGCGGCTCGGGCTCGCTCATTGCAGGTGTCTTGA
- the LOC107429643 gene encoding phytosulfokine receptor 1, whose protein sequence is MGVQDLWLIIIVLVFCFQARGLNSQSLTCNQNDLKALEDFMRELEQVIDGWGTNISSNCCGWKGITCKSSSSLGLSNVPDTNRVVKLELGKMRLAGKLSESIGSLDQLRTLNLSTNFLKSSLPSSLFHLPNLEVLDLSNNDFYGPVPDTNLPSIIDLVISENSLNGSLPDGICGNSSAIKLLNLAVNYISGNLPDGLRNCSSLEYLYLGTNNLTGGITESILQLQKLTELKLEDNKLSGLLNEGIGNLTNLVRLDISTNMFSGTIPDVIRNTGKLQFFVAHSNRFNGTIPSSLTNCPTLTLLNVRNNSLEGPININCSVMVNLTSIDLGSNRFSGSIPDNLPSCQSLNNINLARNHFIGPIPESFKNFRSLSYLSLSNSSNTNLSSSLRVLQQCRNLTTLVFSLNFHDEELPADPTLHFDKLKVLIIANCRLKGSIPQWLSNSKQLQLLDLSWNCLGGPVPAWFGNFGSLFYLDISNNSFTGEIPKNITELRSLIDREVSLEEPSPDFPLFMKRNVSARGFQYNQLESFPPTIDLGNNNLSGPLWLEFGNLKKLHVLDLKFNNLSGPIPSNWSGMASLETLDLSHNKLSGIIPPSLVKLSFLSKFNVADNQLHGQIPDGGQFPTFPTSSFEGNDLCGVGHDPPCKSDKPTPTQQLNKAKPSIGVIIGTAIGIVLGIALFLALIFIFVLRVHRRGEVDVEKEDGNTDDKDLEELGSSLVILFQNKEINGELSLDDLLKSTNNFDQGNIVGCGGFGLVYKATLPDGKKVAIKRLSSDCGQMDREFRAEVETLSRAQHPNLVHLQGYCTYKSDRLLIYSYMENGSLDYWLHEKLDGASSLGWDRRLQIARGAARGLAYLHQSCEPHILHRDIKSSNILLDDKFEAHLADFGLARLILPYDTHVTTDLVGTLGYIPPEYGQASVATYKGDVYSFGVVLLELLTGKRPMDMCKPKGSRDLISWVFQMKREKRECEVFDPFIYDKQHNEELMQVLEVACLCLSESPKIRPSTQQLVSWLDNINANI, encoded by the coding sequence ATGGGAGTTCAAGATTTATGGTTGATCATCATTGTTTTGGTGTTTTGCTTCCAAGCTCGGGGTCTGAACTCTCAGAGCCTGACATGCAACCAGAATGATTTGAAGGCATTGGAGGATTTCATGAGAGAATTGGAACAGGTGATTGATGGGTGGGGCACAAATATCTCTTCCAATTGCTGTGGATGGAAAGGGATAACATGCAAATCTTCATCTTCACTTGGGCTGAGCAATGTTCCTGATACCAACAGAGTTGTAAAGTTGGAGCTTGGCAAGATGAGGCTAGCGGGAAAACTCTCTGAATCAATAGGGAGTTTGGATCAGCTAAGGACCCTCAATCTCTCTACAAACTTCCTCAAAAGTTCTCTTCCTTCATCACTGTTTCATTTGCCAAATTTAGAGGTCCTAGACTTGAGCAACAACGACTTTTACGGTCCTGTTCCGGATACTAATTTGCCTTCAATCATAGACCTTGTTATTTCTGAGAATTCCTTGAATGGTTCGCTTCCTGATGGTATTTGTGGGAATTCTTCTGCAATAAAGTTGTTGAATCTGGCCGTGAACTACATCTCTGGTAATCTTCCTGATGGGCTTCGGAATTGTAGTTCCTTGGAATACCTCTATCTGGGCACAAATAATCTTACCGGCGGTATAACTGAGAGCATATTGCAGCTGCAAAAATTGACTGAGTTGAAGCTTGAAGATAACAAGCTTTCCGGGCTGCTGAACGAAGGAATTGGTAATCTCACTAACCTTGTTCGTTTAGATATATCCACAAATATGTTTTCAGGAACTATCCCAGATGTTATTAGAAACACTGGAAAGTTGCAGTTTTTTGTAGCTCATTCGAATAGATTCAATGGTACTATACCCTCCTCCTTGACAAATTGTCCAACTCTTACTTTGCTAAATGTGAGAAACAATTCCTTGGAGGGTCcaataaatattaattgttcAGTGATGGTTAATTTAACCTCGATTGATTTAGGTTCTAATCGATTCAGTGGGTCTATTCCTGATAACCTTCCATCCTGTCAAAGTTTGAACAATATAAATCTTGCCCGGAACCATTTCATTGGTCCAATACCGGAAAGCTTCAAAAATTTCCGTAGTCTGTCTTACCTATCTCTTTCAAATTCTAGCAACACTAATCTTTCTTCATCTCTAAGAGTCTTACAGCAATGTCGAAACCTTACTACTTTGGTTTTTAGCTTGAACTTCCATGATGAAGAGTTGCCTGCAGATCCTACTCTGCATTTTGATAAGCTAAAGGTGCTTATTATTGCTAATTGTAGACTAAAAGGTTCAATACCACAGTGGTTGAGTAATAGCAAGCAGTTGCAGCTGTTGGATTTATCATGGAACTGCTTGGGTGGACCTGTTCCGGCATGGTTTGGCAATTTTGGTTCTCTTTTTTACCTGGACATATCAAACAACTCATTTACTGGTGAGATTCCGAAAAATATAACTGAATTAAGAAGCCTCATTGATAGGGAAGTCTCATTGGAAGAACCTTCCCCAGATTTCCCTTTGTTCATGAAGAGGAATGTCAGTGCAAGAGGGTTTCAGTATAATCAGCTTGAAAGCTTTCCTCCAACAATCGACTTGGGTAATAACAATCTTAGTGGTCCATTATGGCTGGAGTTTGGGAATCTGAAAAAGCTCCATGTTTTGGATCTTAAATTCAACAATCTCTCCGGACCTATCCCAAGTAATTGGTCAGGAATGGCCAGCTTAGAGACTCTGGATTTGTCACATAACAAGCTCTCTGGAATAATTCCTCCTTCGTTGGTGAAACTTAGCTTTCTGTCCAAGTTTAATGTTGCAGACAATCAATTGCATGGGCAGATCCCTGATGGAGGTCAGTTTCCAACCTTCCCCACTTCAAGCTTTGAAGGAAATGATCTTTGTGGTGTTGGTCATGACCCCCCTTGTAAATCAGATAAGCCAACTCCTACTCAGCAACTTAATAAAGCGAAACCAAGCATAGGTGTCATTATCGGAACGGCTATAGGGATTGTACTTGGGATAGCATTATTTCTTGCACTCATTTTCATATTTGTGTTGCGGGTACACAGGCGAGGAGAGGTTGATGTTGAGAAAGAGGATGGTAACACTGATGACAAAGATTTAGAAGAACTTGGTTCAAGCTTAGTGATCCTGTTCCAGAACAAGGAAATCAATGGAGAACTCTCACTTGATGATCTTTTGAAGTCTACAAACAATTTTGACCAGGGAAATATAGTAGGGTGTGGGGGTTTTGGTTTGGTTTACAAAGCCACCCTCCCTGATGGTAAGAAGGTTGCAATCAAACGGCTCTCCAGTGACTGTGGTCAGATGGATAGAGAATTTCGTGCTGAAGTTGAAACTCTCTCAAGAGCTCAGCATCCAAATCTGGTCCATCTTCAAGGTTATTGCACGTATAAGAGTGACAGGCTCTTAATATATTCTTACATGGAAAACGGTAGCTTGGATTATTGGTTACATGAAAAATTGGATGGCGCATCCTCTCTTGGTTGGGATAGAAGGCTCCAAATTGCACGAGGGGCTGCAAGGGGGCTTGCATATTTGCACCAATCATGCGAACCCCATATCCTTCATCGAGATATAAAGTCCAGTAACATCCTTTTAGATGACAAATTTGAAGCTCACTTAGCTGATTTTGGTCTTGCAAGGCTCATTCTACCATATGATACTCATGTAACAACTGATCTTGTTGGGACCTTAGGCTACATCCCTCCCGAGTATGGTCAAGCCTCTGTTGCTACTTACAAGGGGGACGTGTATAGTTTCGGAGTTGTTCTTTTGGAGCTTCTAACTGGGAAAAGGCCCATGGATATGTGCAAACCAAAAGGATCCCGTGATTTGATCTCTTGGGTATTTCAAATGAAGAGGGAAAAAAGGGAATGTGAGGTGTTTGATCCATTCATTTATGACAAGCAGCACAATGAGGAATTGATGCAGGTTCTTGAGGTGGCATGCCTCTGTTTAAGTGAATCCCCTAAAATCAGGCCTTCAACTCAGCAGCTAGTTTCTTGGCTTGACAACATCAATGCCAACATCTAG